Part of the Sandaracinaceae bacterium genome, GCGTTGGGGTGGAAGCCGAGCGGAAGGTTGCGCCACACGACGCGGACCTGGCTGGGGTACTCGCGCAGGATCTGCTCCATGGTGGGCAGCACGCGGGAGCAGAACGGGCACTGGAACTCGCTGAAGACCACGATGGTCACGAGCGCGTCGGCCGGACCCTTGGCGGGCTGCTGGGCCGTGACCGGGATGTTGTAGCGGGGGGTGCCGCCCGGGTCCGCCGCGGCACCGCCACGCGCTGCCCCGACGCCCGGCGCCTCACCACCCTCGCTGGGCGGCGCGACGACCACTTCGGCCCCGTCGGCCGAGCCGCCAGCGCTGCGCTGGCCGACCATGTTGCCAACACTGAAGCTGGCGATGGACGCGATCAAGATCGCGATGATTGCTGAACCTCTACTCATTGGTATGTACCTCTCGGCGCCCGCCGATAGAAAGACGGGGCGCATGAACTCGTTGTCGTGGGATGGTGAACTGGACGGGAGAGCACGACGCGAGAGTCCGAGACGCACCTCGAGCGGGCCTCTCCGCGCAGAGACCTGCGTGGGTTCCACTCGAGGAACCACATCGTCGCCTCTGCGCACGGCACCATGGACGCGCGCTCAGTGGGTCGTGCTCGAGGTCAGCGCGGCGGACGCTCGAGGGCCCGACGCGTACCGAGCGCGCCTCCCCCAACGTTGATTGGGGGATGGGCGCAGACGCGCCGCCACACGACCGCAGCGCCAGACTGCGTGGTGGTGAAGAGCGCTAGGCCCGCGCCCGACGTCGAGCCCTGCTCCTGCTGTACCGGAGCCTGATGCCCGGGATCGCACTGCGCGCCGTCCTCCGCATCACACCACGCGGGGTTCGAGCGACCCGCAGGCAGACGCAGGCCAAGCGCCACGCCCGTCAGGGGCCTACCGGACACCCAAGCCGCCCGGTCCGCGTCCAACGCCAGGGGGGCGAGGGTGGGCGCGCTCGTTGCGCTCTGCTCGACACAGGCTCCCCGCGCATCAGCGCGTGCGTCCGCCGAGACGACGAGTACCCCGAGGAGCGCGAGCCCTGCGCACCACGTCACCGAACGCGGCGTCCTCACACGAGCAACGCAGACCGCGCCGGAGGGCGAGTCCGCTGAATGCTTGTACGTGGAGGTGGCTCGCATTGGGGCGTCAGGATACGCAAATGCCTGTGAACCGCAAGACCGCTGCCCAGGCGAGCAGCGCGGACGGCTCGTTGGTAGATGGGAGTGCCGGGGAACGAGGGAACGAAGCCGAGGGTGTGTGTGGGAGTGTGGAGTGGAGTAGGACGGTGAGGAGGCTTCGTTGCGGGGCTCGTTCCCCGGCATCCGTGGGTACAACGCGGGGGTCCGGGACCTATTCCGTCGCCTCCAAGGTTTTTTCTCGCGCCGACCACGTACGGACGCTCATGTACCCTCGCGGGGTGCACGCTCTGTCCACGGGCTCCCGCTTCGCCGACCGCTACGTCATCGACGAGACCCTGGGTGTGGGCGCAGCGGGTGCCGTGCTCGCGGCGCACGACCCGCACCACGCTGCGCCCGAACGTGCCCGCGTCGCGATCAAGGTCTTGCGGCCCGAGCTGGCCGCAGACTTGGCTCTCCGCGCCCGCTTCCGCCGCGAGGCGACCATACTGCAGGGCATCGAGCATCCAGCCATCGTGCGCGTGTGGGCGCATGGCGCAGCGGCGCTCGTCCCGGGTGGCCCTTCCGTCCCGTACCTGGTCATGGAGCGCCTGGCAGGCGTCACGCTGAGGAGCGCTCTCCAGCGCGGTGCCCAGACGCCGACAGCGGCGCTCTCTTGGCTCCGCCCGGTGGCCGCGGCGCTCGACCGTGTGCACGCGGACGGCGTCCTGCATGGCGACCTCAAGCCCGACAACCTGTTCCTCACCCCGACGGGGCCGCGTCTGGTGGACTTCGGCAGCGCCAAAGTACACGGCTTTCCCCGCCTCACCGCGACAGGAGAGGTGGCGGGCACACCACGCTACATGGCGCCCGAGGTCATCGCGGGCGAGCGAGCGCTCGACCATCGCTCGGACGTGTATGCGTTGGCTGTGACCGCGTACGAGTGCCTGGCAGGCCACCCCCCGTTCCGCGCACGGCACCCCGGGCGCTTGCTCGCTGAGATCATGGGTAGTGCAGCGCCACCCCTCGAGCGGTGGCCGACCCTGGCCCCGGTGCTCGCGCGTGGAATGCGGCGAGAGCCGGAACATCGCTTCGACACGGCGGGCAGTCTCGTGCAGGCGCTCTCCGCGGCCATCGCCGAGGCCGAGTCGTCATCCGTGTCATCGTAGGCGGCGGGGGGCTGCGTCGTCGCGAGGGTCGCGCCGACTACGGTGTTCGCGTGCGCCACACCTTGGGTCCCCCTCAGCCGTTCACCGCGTGTGGCGGCGTTCCCAATACGCCGCAACCAGCACGCCCAGAGACGCGCCGAGCACGTCCGCGAGGATGTCGTTCACGTCGGCGTTGCGTCCAGGAACGAAGCTCTGATGGATCTCGTCGCTCACGCCGAACGCCACAGCCAAGAAGGCTCCCAGCAGCGACGTGCGAAGCGCCGCGTGCAGCGGCCAGGTCCGCCGTGTGGCATAGGCGCAGAGCCCACCGAGCACGGCATACTCGATGGTGTGCACGAGCTTGTCGCGGAAAGGCAGCTGCTCGATGATCTGCGCTTGGAGGTGCATGGACGAGAGCCCGAAGATCAGCCCCATGTACGCGACCGCAGGGGCCCACGCGCGGAGGACGTCACGCCGACTCGGCGGCCCATGGCCCCTCTCGCCCCCGCCGCCCAACGGCGCGTGCTCGCTCACGCGACCACCGGCAGCGCGAGCCTCCCCCTCGCTGCGGCCCCCGCGCGTGGCGTACGTGGGACATCGCCGACCGGGTCTCCGAGGAGGCTGTGCTTGTAGGCCTGGGTGACCGCCAGCTCCACCACGTGTCCGGTGGGGTCGTGACCGTCGGGTGCGTCGAAGTGGGCTATCTCGTGGCGCTCCGTGCGGCCGCTGTAGCGCCCGGTCTCGCCGCGGCTGCGTCCCTCGACGAGCACGTGCGCGCGGCTTCCCACCAGCCTCTCGAGGTGCGCGCTCTGCTGCTCCGCCACCAACTCGAAGAGGCGCGTCAGGCGCTCTCCCTTGACCTCCTCGGGCACGTCGTCGGCGAGGTTGAGGGCTGGCGTGTACGGCCGCGGCGAGTACTTGAATCCGAACGCTGCGACGAACCCCACCTGCCGCACGAGGTCGAGCGTGTCCTCGAAGTCGGCGTCGGTCTCACCCGGAAACCCCACGATGATGTCGGTGGACAGCGTCAGGCCTGGGCGGGCCTGCATCAGCACGTGCGCTCGCTCGATGTACTCCTCGCGGGTGTAGCGGCGCGCCATGCGGCGCAGCTGTTCGTTGGAGCCGGACTGGACGGGCAGGTGGACGTGCGCGGGGAGGATGGGCAGCTCGGCGTGCGCCGCGATGAGCGCGTCGGTCAGGTGCCGCGGGTGCGGCGAGGTGTAGCGTAGCCGCGCCAAGTCCGGCACCTCGGCTGCGATGCGCCGCAGCAGGTCCGCGAACTGCGAACGGCTCTGGGCACGCCGGCTGGAGGGCGCCACGCCGTCTTCGTACCAGGAGTTGACCGTCTGCCCCAGCAGCGTGATCTCGCGCACGCCCCCATCCACGAGCCGCGCGATCTCTTCGACGATGGTGTCGCCCGAGCGGTAGCGCTCGCTGCCGCGCGTGTACGGGACGATGCAATAGGTGCAGCGCTCGTCACAGCCTTTCATGACCGTCACGAACGACGTGACCTCACGCAGCCCGGCGCGTGGCTTGGCGTGCAGGAACTGCGGCTCCTCCATGTCGAACACGGTCCGCGCGCGCGGCGGCGCACCGCCCTCCGCCTCCCGCAGGAGGCTCGGCAGCTCGGGGATGTTGTCGGGTCCCAGCACCAGGTCCACGAAGGGCGCCTTGGCGAGCAGGCGCTCGCCCTCTTGCTGCGCCACGCAGCCCGCGACGGCGAGCATCACGCCACGCCGCTGTTCCTTCAGCGGTCGCAGCGTGCCCAGCAGGCTCATGAGCTTGTGCTCGGCCTTCTCGCGGACGCTGCAAGTGTTGATCACCACCAGGTCAGCCAGGGTCGCGTCGTCGGTCGGCACGAATCCGTCCGCGTGCAAGACCTCCTCGATGCGCCGGGAGTCGTGCACGTTCATCTGACAACCGAAGGTCTGGACGATGTAGCGCTTCATGGGACCGCCCCCCCTTGTCGCGCGGCGTGACGCTCCGCGCAAGTCAAGCGCGCCGGCCCGCACCCAGCCGAGCCCATGTGGGAGCGTCGCGGGAGGGAACGGACCTCAGCCCGTCCCGACGGTAGCCGTGCGCCGCCACGCTCGAGTGTGTCCTGTGTTCCACGAACAGCAGAATCACCCGGCTCAACAGAGCGCCGCGATGCGGTCGAGCTGCGGGGTCTCGAGCCCATGCTCACGCGCGTGATGCTGAAGCCGGTCGAGGCGGCTCGCCGAGGTGCGTCCGCGGCAGCCGTGCTCGGGGTCGCACGCGACGGACTCCTCGAAGTGCGCCCACAGCGCGTCGAAGTCGAGCGCGTGCCCCGCCAGGGCGGACTGCACCGCGACCACCTCGCGCGCGACGCTCTCGGCCAGGGCACGGTGCTCGCTCAGGAGCTGCCCCACGCTCCCCCCCACGAGCAGCCCCGCAACGTTCGCGGTGAGGATGTAGACGTTCTTCGCAGCGAGCTCGAACAGCAGCGCGTCGTCCGACACGGCGTGCGCCGGGACGCCAATGCCCTCGAGCGCAGTGAGCCACAGCTGCTGCTCGGGGCCCGCGATGGGCGTGCTGCGGATGGGTCGGATGCCCGTGTTCGCCTTCTTCTCGAACCACACCACCGCGACGGTCGGCCGCTCGAGCGCCTGCGTCTCCCACACGTAGGGAAGCAGCTCGTTCTGGAGCAGCAGCGCACGGCCCCGATACTCGGGGGGCAACTGGGCCAGCACGTCGGGCAGCTCGCCCTCCCCCACGGCCACCACCACGGAGCGCGGCGCTGGGGTAGTCGCGAGCACGTCGGCCGCAGCTTGCCCCCGCACCCATGGGGTGACCCGCGCCCCCATCCGGAGCGCCCCGTGGGCGAACACGGCGCCCATCTGACCGAGACCCAAGACGACGACGTCTTCCATGGCGTCCCCCCTACCACACGACTGTCGGGTGGGACCACTCGGATGGCGCCGTGGGCGCCCCACGTGCCATGCTCCACGGCACATGTGCAGGCTCTTCGCGTTCCGTAGTGTCATCCCCAGCCAGGTGCACCGCTCGCTGATGGCGGCCGACAACGCCCTCGCCGTGCAGAGCGACAGGCACCCCGACGGCTGGGGCGTCGCGTTCTACGTGAACGACGCGCCGCACATCACGCGCAGCCCGGCCACCGCCATCGACGACCACCTGTTCCACCGCGTGAGCGGCATCGTCGCTTCCGAGACCGTGCTCGCGCACGTGCGCAAGGCCACCGTCGGCTCCAACTCGGTGCTCAACTGCCACCCCTTCCAGTACGGGCGCTGGACCATGGCGCACAACGGCGAGATCCGAGACTTCGAGCGGCACCGCACGGCGTTCCGCGAGTTGGTCGACCCTGGCCTACGACGCTACATCCTCGGCGACACGGACAGCGAGGTGATCTTCTTCCTGTTCCTCAGCGCGCTGCGCCGACGCGCGCCCTTGTACGCGCGCTTCGCGCTGGAAGACGTCTTTGCCGCGCTGCGCCAGACCGTCGCGCTCGTCCGTGAGAGGTGCGACACGGGGGCCCCCGAAGAGGACGCGCTGCTGACCATGATCGTCACGGACGGAACGCTGATGGCCGCCACACAAGGCGGCAAGGAGCTGTTCGTGTCCACGTACAAGACGCGCTGCTCCGACCGCGACGAGTGCCGCTCGCTGTCTCCGGAGTGCGAAGCCCCCACCACGTCGGGTTTCGTGAATCACTTGGTGCTGAGCAGCGAGCGCATGGGCGGGGAGAACGTCTGGATCCCCCTCGAGCCCGGCGAGTACGTGGGCGTGGACGCGCAGATGCGGCTGCATCGTGAACGCTCCGGACAGAAGCGTCTGCCGGTGGTGGCCTGACGTCCATCGAGCTGGGCTAGGGCGTTTGCTTCGCCTACGCGCCGCGGTCGGGTCGACGACGGGCCCTTCCATGTCGCGGGGACATCCGCGCCTACATGGAAGCGTGTCGCGAGCAGAAGCAAGCACGCGACGACCGGAAACGACGAAGCCCCCGGGTGCGGGGGCAACCGAGGGCTTCGTGCGGGGAGCGGGGGCGTCGGCTCAGTACTCGACGCGGAACAGCTGCTGACCCATGAGGAGCAGCGAGCCACGGGGCACGGGACCCGAGCCGCGCACGCGAACGAACGTGCCGTTGGAGCTGCCCACGTCCGTGAGGAACATGCGTCCTCCCTCCCCGTGAACGCGGCAGTGCAGGCCCGACACGTAGCCGTCATCCGGGAAGATGACGTCGCCGCGCTCGCGGCCGAGGTGCAAGCCAGTGGACGGGATGGGGTAGCAATTGCCGACCGTGTCGCGGCCGATGATGAGGCAGATGCGCCCCAGGAAGCCCGGGTTGGCGCTACCCATGATCTCCGCCCCATCCGCACCGCGCCGCGGCGCGGGCATGGCGTCGAACCGGATGATCTCCTGACCGATGCGGAAGACGCTTCCGGGCACGAGCTCGGTGGGCACGTCATGCGCGATGCGGATGTAGACGCCGTTGAGGCTGTTGAGGTCGGTGACGACCACGCCGCCGGCCTGGAACTCGAACGCCGCGTGCTGCGGGCTGAGGTACGAGTCCCCGGCGAACGGCCCGCTCGAGTCACGGCCCACCGTGGTGGTGCCCGACAGCGGGAAGCGGTCGCCCTCGGTTCCGTCCGGCCGGATGAGGACGAGCTGTCCATTGCCCTGGCTGGGTGCGGGCGCCGCGACGGGCGCCGGCGCCGCTGCAGGGGCAGCGGCTGGAGCCTTGGTCATGTCGAAGCCGCAGCTGCCGCAGAACTTGAAGTTCGCGGGCACCGGGTTGGTGCACTGCGGACAGGGCACCTTTCCGTCCGCAGCAGCGGCCGCAGGGGCCGGCGCGGCGGCGGGTGCCGGAGCGGGGGCGGGCTGCGGCGCCGGCTGAGGAGCGGGCGCGGGGCGGGCAACGGGAGCCGCCGGGGTGGGCGCCATCGCCGGAGCCCCACCACCCACCGGGATCCCGGCGGGAGGCGTCGGCGCCGTGAAGCTCTTGGGCTGCGCGTTGTCACGCGGCAGCTCAGCACCACAGCCAAGACAGAACTTGTAATGGGGCTGATTATTCTTGCCACAGCGGGGGCACTCGATCACGGAAGTCTCCTCAATCGGATGGGTCCTGCGAAGACCCGAAAGTGGGTGCGAGCATAGTCAGGCTCACGAGAAAGGGTCAAGGGAGTGTTGGAGCGCCGCGCACTGCGGTGGAGGCCGCGTGCGCCTCGATCAGGCCGTGACCTCGACGCGCAGCAGCTGCTTGCCGAGGAAGAGATAGTCGCCGTGCTGCAGCTCGGCCTGGCCCTTGATGCGCGCATAGGTGCCGTTGCGTGAGCCCGTGTCGGTGAGCATGAAGCGGCCGCCCGCGTTGTCGATGCGCGCGTGGTTGCCGGACATGTAGATGTCCTCGGGGAAGTTCAAGTCGCAGTCCTCACGCCCCACCACGGCCGAGGCCTCGCGTGCGCAAAAGACGATGCCGTCCACGCCGCCGACCAACACCTGGGTGACGCGGAAGGGGCTCGGCCGACGTGGCGACGAGTAGAAGTACGTCTGGTCGTCTGCCGGGCTCGACGCATCGGGCGGGCTGGCGTCCAGCCGGAAGACCTGATCGCCGCACAGGAAGGTGTCGCCGGGCGCGATCTCCACCGGCTGCTTGATGCGCAGGTAGATGCCGTTGGTGCTGTTCTCGTCGCGCGCGACGAGCTTCTCGCCCTCGTACAGGAAGTTTGCGTGACGCGGGCTGAGCCACGCGTCCTCGGGGAAGAGGATCTGGTCCTCCTCGCGGCCCGCGATGTGCTCACTGCCCTGGAGCACGTAGCTCAGTCCGTCGACACCCTGGTCACCGCGGATGAGGATGAGGCGGGCCTTGCCCGGCGTCTGCATCGCTCCGAAGAAGTCCACCTGTCCGGTCTGGACCTGAATGGGCACCTCGGCACCGCACCCGCCACAGAACTTGTGACCGGCCGGGACCGGGCTCGCGCACTCTTTGCAAACGTAGTTACGGGCTTGCTCCATCGGTTCCTCCGCCCCCGCCTGGGGACTCAACGCTGCCGCAGCACCGAGCGCGACCCCGCAGTTGACGCAACGAGGCGCGCCCATGGGGCAAAACGCGTCGCACTGTCCACATACGATGCCAACGTACTCATCCATGCCAACGGCTAATCCTAGGTGCTCGTCGCAGAGCGCGACCGACGCAGCGCAGTAGTACGTTATTGTGCGTACTCACGTCAACGTTGGAGGGCGACGGTCGCTGCGCGCCGCACCCGCTCGTCGGCGTCGTGATCTCGGGCTCGCTCGAGGGCGGCGTGAGCGCTGGGCGAGTCCGCCCCTCCGAGCCCCTGGGCGGCGGCCTCGCGCACGAACGCGTAGCGGTCATTCGTCAGCAGCTCGGCCAGCTGCGACACGACCTGCGCGCGCTGTGCGGCCGTGAGCGCTGGCCCCGGCGCTGCGCCCGAGGCGTAGCTCGCGAGTGTATGGGCCGCCTCGAGCCGCGTCGGCCAGTGCGCGTGCTCGTTGGCCAGCTGCGTGACCTGGGCGACCGTCTGCGCGGTCGGGGGACGATCGCGCAGGACGCGCAGCGCCGCCCCCACCACGGTGGGCTCGTCGTCCCCCAACGCAGCGACGAGGGCCTGCTCGGCCAGGTCTCCCGTGAGCCTCGCGAGCACGGCCAGGGCGCCTTCGCGTACGGTACGGTCCGGGTGCCGCGACACGGCGGCGATGTCCTCGACCAAGGCCGCCCCCAGCGCCTCGAGCGCCGTGGACGCACGCGCGCGTGTGCCCGACTCCCAGCGACCGAGATCTCGAGTGAGCATCCCGAGACCGATGGTGGGACGGGCGTCGGACGCGGCGACCTGAGGGCTGGCCGCCAACAGGGCCAGCGCGCCACGGACCGACTCCACCGGCCCATGCAAGGCGTCCTGCGCCGCACCGACCAGGGCGTCGCGCAGGGGCTCGAGCTCCACCGCCTCTCCAGCCGCCGCGATGTCGAGCAGCAACGGCAGGTACTCGGACGCAGCTGCGACCCCCTGCGGCACCGGGAACGGTCCGAGGGCGCTCAGCGCGGCGGGATCGTGGGGCGCACGCAGGGCCTGAGCCGCGGCCTGGTGCTGCCCCTCGGCGGTGTCGAACAACGCGTAAGCCAGAGCATCCCGCGCGTCCGGCGAGCCGACCTGTCCGAGCGCGTGGGCCGAGGCGCGCGCCAGCAGCGCCTCCCCGGCGTTGCGGAGCGATGTCACCAAGGCGGGCACGTCGTCCGTTTGACCCAAGCGACCGAGCGCCCAGGCGGCGCACGCCCGTACGCTCGGGTCTGGATCGTCGACGAGCAGCGTGCGCAGTGCGGCCGCCGCGCCCAGCTCGCGAACGCGCCCGAGACCCAGCGCCGCGAAGGCGCGCACGCTGCGGTCTCCCTCTCCCAGCAGGGAACGCAGCACCGGGGCCGCGCGACGCCCGCCCATGCGCGCGAGAGACCACGCCGCCGTCGCCCGCAGGCGGCTCTCGGGGCCGGTGGCGAGCGCCGCGAAGCGCGGCGCCAGGCTCTCGGGGGCGACGGCGCCGGCACCCGTGAGCGCGCGCATGCGCAGGTCTCCATCCCGCTCCGCGTTCTCCGCCAGCGCCAGCAACGGTCCGGCCGCGTTGGGGTTGCCAAGGTGGCCGAGGATCTCGACGGCGATACGCTGCTGCCGTGGGTCATCGTCCGCGAGAGCTTCGAGCAAGGGCTTGATGGCGCGCGCCCCCAAGCGATGCAGGTCCGCTTCGGCGCGCTCGCGGGACGGGCCCGAGCTGCTCGCCAGCTGGATCCACGGCGACGTCATCTGGTCGTAGAGGTCCACGACCAGCTTGCGAAACACGGGCCGCTGGACGTGCGCCAGCGCCATCGGCAGCAGCTCTTGTTCGAGCACCTCGAGTGTCCCCTCGCCGAGGTTGATTTGCATGGACACGCGCGCGGCCTGCGACACCAGCTCGTCGTCGGGGGAGGAGCGCACCACGCGCCTCAGCAGCGCGTCGGCGGCGCGGCTGTCGCCCTCCGCCAAGTGGAGCTCTGCCAGCTGGAAGTACGTCGTGAACAGACGCTCGTTCAGCTCGATGGCGCGACGATAGCTCTCGATGGCGTGCGCGGTGTCCTGACGCGACCGATAGAGATCGCCGAGCCGTCGATGCCCCTCTGCGTCGTCGGGCGAGCGCTGGACGGCCTCCGCGGCATAGGCGACGGCGTCTTCGTCGCGGTAGAGCGCGTGGGCGTGCTCGGCCATCTGTTGCAGGTAGCGTGGCGCACGCCGTGCGTCCGCCTCGACCAAGCGGCGGAGCACCGAAATCGCTGCGGCGCGGTCTCCCTCGACCACATGCACGCGCTCGAGCGCGATGAGGCTCTCCACGTCTCCGGGGGCGAGCTCGATGAGACGTGCCAGGGTGGCGCGCGCGGCGGGCAGGTCGCGTGGGCGCCGCTGCAGGTGCGCCTCGGACAGGTAGCGACCGGCCTCGAGGTCGGGAGGATTCGCCTCGAAGGCTGCCCCCCAGGCCGTGAGCTGCGCGGGCAGGAGTCGTCGTCGTGCATAGATGGCGACGACGCGTCGACGGGCCTCGCGGCGCGCCGCGCGTTCCACGCCATCCAGGCCGATCACACGCTGCCAGACCTCGATGGCCTCCATGTCACGTGCCGCGCGCTGCTGGGACGACTCTCCCTCGAGGGGTCGCTCGAGCACGGTCGCGAGCCCGCGCGCGTTGTCGACGTCGGTCGGCGCGAGCCGCAGCGCCTCGCGGTACGCCTCCTCCGCGCGCGAGTCCATCGCGTGGTCGGCGTAGACGCCCGCGAGCGTCGCGTAGGCGCGTGCGCGGTCTGGCTCGGCCGAGAGGATACGCTGCCAGGTGCGCACGGCACCGGCCTCGTCCCCCTGATCCAGCTGCTGCTCACCGAGCGCAATCAGGTGCGCAGGATCGCTCGGGTCGATGCGCACCAGCTGCTCCACTTCCCGCTGTGCCAGCTCCACCTCGCCCCAGCGCGTGTAGAGCTCCGCCAGCGCCTCGTGAACGGCGGGGTCGCTCCCGAACTGTCGGCTCGAGCGCGCCGCGAGCTGCAGCGCTTCGTCGCGCTGCCCCGTCTGCATCAGCAGCTGTGCCAGTTCGACCACGAAGCGAGGCTCGCGGGGCGCGCTGCGGATGAGCTGCCGATACTCGGCGATGACCTCGGTGAGCCGCCCGGAGCGCGCCAGCAGCTGCGCCAACCGCACCCGGGTATCGATGTGGCGTGGGTTGCTCCCGAGCGCCCTGCGGTACGCTGCGAGCGCCTCCTCTTCGTGGCCCAGTTCGTCATGCAGACGCGCGATGAGCTCGAGCGCCTCGAAGCCCCCCTGCCCGCTCCCCTCGAGCTCGGAGATGAGGTCTGCGAGGCGATCGGAGCGCCGGTAGGCATCCACCATCCCGTCATAGATCTCGGCGCGCACGCCCGACTCGCGCCCTGCCACGCGCAGCGCACGCTGGAAGGTGGCGATCGCCTCGTCGACCTGACCCGCTGCGAGCTGCGCCTGGCCCAGCTCCCGCAGCACGGGCGCCAACACGCGGTTGTCGCCGCGCAGCGCGGCGACCACCCGCTCGTACTCGGCGATGGCCCGTTCGTGATGCCCCGCCGAGAGCAGGGCGCGCGCGTACGCGGTGCGCTGATAGATGCCAGCGTCGGCGCCGCGCGCCAGCTCGCCATAGTGGGCGGCCGCCTCGTCGAAGTCGCTCGCGGAGAGCGCGAGCTGCGCCAGCTCCTCGTGAAGCTCACGCCGCGCTTGGTCCTCGCGGGTGAGCGTCAGGGCGCGCGCCAGGGCCGTACGGGCCGCGGGGACGTCGCCCCCCGCGGCGGCGAGTCGCCCCTCGGCGCCGTGCGGCGCCGGGTCGTTGGGACGCAGCACGGCCGCTTCGCGGTACATGCGGAGCGCCTCCGCGCGCCGCTGCTGCGCCTTGTAGAGGTGCCCGAGCAGCATGCGGGCCGGGTACTCCCGTTCGTCGGCCGCGACCTCGGCGAGCAGGTCCGCCTGGAAGCGGTCGACGCTCCCATCCCGCTCCCGATAGAGGTCCATCAGGCGTTGGAACGCGAAGGTCTCGCGCGGGTCGCTCTCGAGGATGGCGCGATAGCGCGCGATGAGGGTCTCCGTGCGCTCGGCGTCCGGCGCCCCCCCGCTCGGTTGTCCCGCGGGACCGGGGCGTCCCGTGCCCGTCGGTGCTGGGTCGTCCGTGCCGCCCATGTTCGCGTGTCCTCCGCTGGGGCGCATGCCCCCGGGCCGCGATCCGCCTGGTCGCATTCCCGGGCGCATGACGCCGGGCTGCATCCCCGTGGGTCCGGGTCGCATCGTCAGCCCCCAGTCTTGGGCGGCGACCGAGGACGCGCCGAGCCCACTGGCCCACGCGAGCGCTGCGACTGAAGCGTGGACGAGAAAGCGGGAGGAGCGCGCGAGGTCGGACACGCGGCCAGGATAGCTGGGATTTCCGCCCCCCGCAGGGGATCGCGCGCCGTGCCTGAGTTGCCCGAGCGAGGTCCGTGCACTAACTAGAGGCACGTCGGATGCCCCGCCGCGTGGTTCGAGCGGACGCAGAAGCCCCTCGTCGGAGTCGGAGAGCTCGCATGTCACGCCTCGCTGGCGCTCAAGTCGAGCGCCCCCCCGGAAAGAAGTACGCCAGCGCCCTGCGCTTTGCCGAGATCCGCCCGCCGCTGCCTGTTCCACGCGCTGGTACGCTCGCGCGGTGGCGCGAGGATCTGGCGGACGACTTCGAGCTGGCCCTCGAGGCCCCCCTCGGGACCTTCCGTAGCGCCGCCGGCGAGCTGCGGATCGACGACGGTGTGCACGAGCGGGTCGTGTGGCTGAGGGACGCCGTGTCGGCGCTGCGCGCGTTCGCGCTGGTCGTGCGCACGTCGGCCGAGGTGACGCCCAGCAAGCGCGACCGCGACCGCCTCGCGGCCTGCCTCGACCTGCTGCGCGTGGACGGAGTGCAGCTCGTGTGGGAGGCGCGCGGCATGTGGGAGCCCGAGGAGCTCAGCGCACGCGCGGTGGAGCTCGGCGTGGTGCCCGCCTTCGACCCGCTGGTGGCGCCCGCGCCTCGCGTGGGAGCGTTCGACTACGCTCGCGTGCGTACGGTGGGTCAGCGCGCCCGCATCAGCGAGGGGCTCCTGTACGAGATCGACCAGGCGCTCGCGACGTCCGAGCGCGCCTACGTAGCCATCGAGTCGTCGCAGTCGTTTCGGCGAGCGACCGAGCTCCAGGCGCTGTTCGACGCCGCGCGATGAGCTCGCTGGGGCGCGTGGTGCGCGTCGACCGGCCGAGCCCCGGCCTGATCGCATTGAGCCTGCACGCTGCGCACGGCGACGAGGTGCTGGTGTTGGGTCCCCGCGCCACGGCGTTCGGGGTCGGGCTCGTCCCGCGTCGACCGCGCGGCGCAGCCGCAGACGCATTCACCCAGGGGCTGCGCAGGCGACTGACCGGCGCCTCCGTGTCCCGCGTCGATGCCCTCGGAGGCGTGCTGTGTGTCACCCTGGTGGGCTCGACGGTGCCCGACGCGAGCGCCCCCGTGCGAACGCGGGCGTTCTTGATGGCAGAACGCCGCAGCGGCGGCCTCTGGCTCGTGGTCGACGAGCGCGTCGTGCTCACCACACATCCCGCCGCCCCTTGCCCGGCGGGACCGCACGAGGACGACGAC contains:
- a CDS encoding HEAT repeat domain-containing protein; this translates as MRPSGGHANMGGTDDPAPTGTGRPGPAGQPSGGAPDAERTETLIARYRAILESDPRETFAFQRLMDLYRERDGSVDRFQADLLAEVAADEREYPARMLLGHLYKAQQRRAEALRMYREAAVLRPNDPAPHGAEGRLAAAGGDVPAARTALARALTLTREDQARRELHEELAQLALSASDFDEAAAHYGELARGADAGIYQRTAYARALLSAGHHERAIAEYERVVAALRGDNRVLAPVLRELGQAQLAAGQVDEAIATFQRALRVAGRESGVRAEIYDGMVDAYRRSDRLADLISELEGSGQGGFEALELIARLHDELGHEEEALAAYRRALGSNPRHIDTRVRLAQLLARSGRLTEVIAEYRQLIRSAPREPRFVVELAQLLMQTGQRDEALQLAARSSRQFGSDPAVHEALAELYTRWGEVELAQREVEQLVRIDPSDPAHLIALGEQQLDQGDEAGAVRTWQRILSAEPDRARAYATLAGVYADHAMDSRAEEAYREALRLAPTDVDNARGLATVLERPLEGESSQQRAARDMEAIEVWQRVIGLDGVERAARREARRRVVAIYARRRLLPAQLTAWGAAFEANPPDLEAGRYLSEAHLQRRPRDLPAARATLARLIELAPGDVESLIALERVHVVEGDRAAAISVLRRLVEADARRAPRYLQQMAEHAHALYRDEDAVAYAAEAVQRSPDDAEGHRRLGDLYRSRQDTAHAIESYRRAIELNERLFTTYFQLAELHLAEGDSRAADALLRRVVRSSPDDELVSQAARVSMQINLGEGTLEVLEQELLPMALAHVQRPVFRKLVVDLYDQMTSPWIQLASSSGPSRERAEADLHRLGARAIKPLLEALADDDPRQQRIAVEILGHLGNPNAAGPLLALAENAERDGDLRMRALTGAGAVAPESLAPRFAALATGPESRLRATAAWSLARMGGRRAAPVLRSLLGEGDRSVRAFAALGLGRVRELGAAAALRTLLVDDPDPSVRACAAWALGRLGQTDDVPALVTSLRNAGEALLARASAHALGQVGSPDARDALAYALFDTAEGQHQAAAQALRAPHDPAALSALGPFPVPQGVAAASEYLPLLLDIAAAGEAVELEPLRDALVGAAQDALHGPVESVRGALALLAASPQVAASDARPTIGLGMLTRDLGRWESGTRARASTALEALGAALVEDIAAVSRHPDRTVREGALAVLARLTGDLAEQALVAALGDDEPTVVGAALRVLRDRPPTAQTVAQVTQLANEHAHWPTRLEAAHTLASYASGAAPGPALTAAQRAQVVSQLAELLTNDRYAFVREAAAQGLGGADSPSAHAALERARDHDADERVRRAATVALQR